CGCCGACAGGAATCATAACCGTTGCGGACGGCGGGGCGAGACGCGCGACGACGAATGTCTAGCATTTATCATTCGGTGCTTTCAGGTATCGGGCAGTCGGAGCGGTCGTATGGACGAAGACAGACGCACGTTTCTGACAGATCTGCTGACGACGCCCAGCCCCTCGGGGTTCGAGGCCGTCGGCCAGCGAGTGTGGCTCGACTACGTTCGCGAGTTCGCCGACGAGGTTTGGACGGACGACTACGGCAACGCGGTCGCGGTCCACGAGGGGCGTTCCGACGCCTCGATCGCGTTCACCGGCCACGCCGACGAGATCGGGTTCATCGTCCGCGACGTGACCGAAGAGGGCTTCCTGCGGATCGCCCCGATCGGCGGCGCGGATCGGACGGTCTCGAAGGGCCAACACGTGACCGTCCACGCGGAGGCCCCGGTCGCGGGCGTCGTCGGGCAGACGGCGATCCACCTGCGCGACCGGGAGGCCGAGTCCTACGACGACATCGACGAGCAGTTCGTGGACGTCGGTGCCGAGGACGGCGAGGAGGCCGAAGACCTCGTCGAGGTCGGCGACCCGGTGACCGTCGAGACCCGCGTGCGGCCGCTGCAGGGGACTCGACTGGCCGCCAGAGGAATGGACAACCGCGTGGGGATCTGGTCGGCCGCCGAGGGGCTCCGCTCGGCGACCGAAGCCGACGTCGACGCCACGGTGTACGCCGTCAGTACGGTGCAGGAGGAGGTCGGCGTCCAGGGCGCGAAGATGATCGGGTTCGACCTCGACCCCGACGCCGCGGTCGCCGTCGACGTGACCCACGCCACCGACAACCCCGACATCCCGGGCAAACGCACCGGCCCGGTGGAACTCGGGAGCGGGCCGGTGGTCTCCCGCGGCAGCGCGAACCACCCTTCGCTGGTCGAACTCGCCCGCGATTCGGCCGCCGACGCCGACGTCGACGTGCAGTTGCAGGCGACCGGGACGCGGACCGGCACCGACGCCGACGCGTTCTACACCGCCCGCAGCGGCATTCCCGCGCTGAATCTCGGGATCCCGAACCGGTATATGCACACCCCCGTCGAGGTGATCGACACGGCCGACCTCGACGCCGTCGCCGAGCTGCTGGGGTCGGTCGCGGCCCACGCCGGCGACGCCGCACCGTTCGGCCTCGACCTGTGAACGTCGTGGCCGACGACCGGTGACTGACGGGGCGGACGGCCAGTGAATGACGGGGCGGACACTAGCAAGCGTCGAGGAGTGACGGCCGAGAGAGTCGGTCGGCGGTCGACGCCATAGTCGACCCGGGGCCGAACCATTTCGATCGTCAATCCCAAGCGATCGCCTCTCGCGTTCCGACCGCAGACGCCGTGCCGCTCCCTCGCACGGCCGTTCGGCCGAAAGAAAACCGTTAAAAGTCGCCGCAGGGTGTTGTGAGGTATGGCTGGAACTATCGAAGTACTCGTTCCCGGCGGGGAGGCGAACCCCGGTCCGCCGCTCGGTCCGGAACTCGGACCGACTCCTGTGAACGTGCAGGACGTCGTGCAGCAGATCAACGACGAGACCGCCGCATTCGACGGGATGGAAGTCCCCGTCACCGTCGAGTACGATGACGACGGCTCCTTCTCGATCTCTGTCGGCGTTCCGCCGACGGCCGAACTCGTCAAAGACGAGGCCGGCTTCGAGACCGGGTCGGGCGAACCCCAGAAGAACTTCGTCGCCGATCTGACCGTCGAACAGGTGAAGAAGATCGCGGAGCAGAAGTCCTCGGACCTGCTCTCCTACGACTCGTTCAACGCCGCGAAGGAGGTCGTCGGCACCTGCACCTCCCTCGGCGTCACGATCGAGGGCAACGACCCCCGCGAGTTCAAACGGCGGATGGAAGACGGCGAGTACGACGACGTCTTCGCGGAGTAAGCAGGCCGCCGCGCGTTCTGTCACTCCCGGCGACTGCCGTTCTCTCCCCGGTTCTCTCGTCGTCCGGTTCGATACGAGACAGGGTACGCACAGCGGCGTCTATCGTGACGCACCGCAGACTGGACTCGACCGGGCCCGTGCTCACTCGCTGTCGATCATCACCTCGCTGGCCTTGATCACGGCGGCGACCTCGTCGCCTTCACGCAGATCGAGGCGGTCGGCGGACCCGCGCGTGATCGTCGAGGTGATCTCCTGTCCGCCGCCGAGTTCGACGACGACCTCCGCCATAATGTCGTCCTTCTCGACCGACGTCACGGTTCCTGTAAGCCGGTTTCTGGCGCTCAGTGCCATACCGAGTAATCGCCGCCGGAGAGCAAATACGTGTCGGCGAGTCAAAATGTACCGTCGGGTCGATGCCGTCCGGTGGCACTCCGACCTCGCTCGCAGTACGCACCCGACGGCCGCCGATCAGACGAGTGTCGTCTCGATCAACCGCTTGTGTCCCCGGCGAAGCCGGTCCGCGACGGCCTGCCGCGAGATGCCCAACTCGTCGCCGATGGCTGCGAGCGTCGTCTGCCGCGGCGAATCGAAGTACCCTCCCTCGTAGGCGCTTCGGAGTGCCGTTTCCTGGGCGTCCGTGAGGCCGACGCCCGACGGCGACGATTCCTCGTGGAAGATCCGTTCCAGGCGGAACGGAATCCCCTGTTCCCGACAGTACTCCCTGAGCGTCCCGAGGGCCGCTCGGTGCGGAACGCGGGCCCGAACGTGGTACTCGCCGTTCCGGAGTTCCATATTCAGATACGCGATGTCCTCTTCGACTGCGACGTGATAGGTGCCCCGAGTGTCCGTCTCTTCGGTGTAGGTGACGACGTAGTAGGCCGTCTCCGCGAACTTCGTGAGCACGGTGTACTCCTTCACGGTCGGGTCCGCGTCGAGAGCCGCCTCGAACTCGTCGAAACGGGCCCCGTACGCCGTGAACACGAACTTGTGCGGACGGTCACCCTTGAGCACGATGTCTTCGCCGGAGAACCGCATTTCCGGGACGGCTTCCGACGCGTGCGCCAGCGGCGGGATCTCGACGCAGAACTCCGCGATGAAGCTCATACCGTCATATGTTCGTCAGAAGATAAAACTGACAGGGCTACTTGAATGGTTACTTAGTCAATGGTCACCGACTTGCCTCGGCACCGAGTATTTACGCCAATGAGCGTATCAAGCGGATTGGAAGCCCCTGCCGAAGAGACCTACCACTACGAGCGCGAGCCCGGCGAACCGGTCAGCGAGGCGGTCGTTACGGCGGTGAGCGAGTTTTCCGACCGTCCCGTCGTCACGCCGCAAATCGGCGCATCCGACGAGGACGCGGACGTGCTGCCGCCGCTCTACGACTACGTCGATACCGATGCGCTCGACGCGCTCGTGACTGGAAGACGCGGTGCAGACGCGGGGTTTTCGGTAACGTTTACGTACGGAGCGTATCTGGTGACCGTCCGGAAGTGGGTCGTCACCGTCACGCGGTCCGACTGACGATCGAATAGCGGGGTACAGCGGACGTGCCTCGATGAGAATCTCCGTTGGACTATCGGTTGGTAGCGACGGCACTATTGCGGGCGGGTCGGCCCGGGTGCCACCGTGCCGACGGTTCCCACGAATCCGGCGTCTCGGGGCCGAATCCGGGCGGTACGCGGGAACTGCTTCGACGGACTTAAGGCCGCCATACCCGTTCGATCCGACGAGACAGGCAGACGCCTGTTTCACTGACCCGTAGGAGCAATCCTGCGTACTACGGAGGTGAATAATGGCAGATACGATAGTTGACGCAGTCGCTCGCGCGCTCGACGAGGCACCGCCGCGGAACTTCCGCGAGACGGTCGACCTCGCCGTCAATCTGCGCGATCTCGACCTAAACGACCCCTCGAAACGTGTCGACGAGTCTGTCGTCCTGCCCGCCGGTACTGGGCAAGAGACGCAGATCGTCGTCTTCGCGAGCGGTGAGACAGCGCTCCGAGCCGAGGAGGTCGCCGACCAGGTTCTGGACGGCGACGACCTCGAAGACCTCGGAGACGACACCGACGCGGCAAAAGACCTCGCCGACGAGACCGACTTCTTCGTGGCCGAAGCCAGCCTGATGCAGGACATCGGCCGCTTCCTTGGGACGGTTCTCGGTCCGCGCGGTAAGATGCCGACGCCGCTCCAGCCGGACGACGACGTCGTCGAGACAGTGAACAGAATGAAGAACACGGTGCAACTCCGCTCCCGCGATCGCCGGACGTTCCACACCCGCGTGGGTGCACAGGACATGGACCCCGACCAGATCGCGGACAACGTCGACGTCATCGTCCGTCGTCTCGAGGCGAGCCTGGAGAAGGGCCCCCTCAACATCGATTCGATGTACGTGAAGACGACGATGGGCCCGTCCGTGGAGGTACCCGCATGAGCGAGAGTGCCGCCGCGAGACGGACGGAGACGATCCCCGAGTGGAAGCGCGAGGAGGTCGCCGAACTGGTCGACTTCCTCGAGGGCTACGACTCGATCGGCGTCGTCGACGTCGCCGGCATCCCGAGCCGCCAGCTACAGAGTATGCGGCGGGAACTCCACGGGAGCGCGGAACTGCGGATGAGCCGCAACACGCTCACCGTCCGCGCCCTCGAGGAGGTCGACGACGGCCTCGAAGACCTGACCGAGTACGTCTCGGGACAGGTCGCCCTCGTCGGCACCAACGACAACCCCTTCGGGCTGTACAAGCAGCTCGAAGCCTCGAAGACGCCCGCGCCGATCAGCGCCGGCGAAGTCGCGCCCAACGACATCGTCATCCCCGAGGGTGACACGGGCGTCGACCCCGGCCCGTTCGTGGGCGAACTCCAGCAGGTGGGCGCGGCAGCCCGCATTATGGACGGCTCGATCCAAGTCACCGAGGACTCGAAGGTCCTCGACGCCGGCGAGCCCGTCTCCGAGGAACTCGAAGGCGTCCTCTCGGAACTCGGCATCGAGCCGAAGGAAGTCGGCCTCGACCTGCGGGGCGTCTTCTCCGAGGGCGTCCGCTTCGAGCCCGACGAACTCGCGATCGACGTCGACGAGTACCGCGCGGACATCCAGTCCGCCGCCGCAGCCGCACGGAACCTCTCGGTCAACGCGAGCTACCCGACGGCGCAGACCGCGCCGACGCTGCTCGCGAAGGCCGCCGGCGACGCGAAGGCCCTCGGCCTGTTCGCCGCCATCGAGGACCCCGACGTGCTGCCCGACCTCGTCGCGAAGGCCGACGCGCAGGTCCGCGCGCTCGCCGCCCAGATCGACGACGAGGAGGCGCTCCCGGAGGAACTCCGGGGCGTCGAGGCGCCCGCGCCGGCCGCTGACGAGGCGGACGACGCGGACGACGAAGAGGAATCGGCCGACGAAGACGACACCGAAGACGAAGCCGACGCCGACGACACCGACGACGATGACGACGACGGTGCCGAGGGCCTCGGCGCGATGTTCGGATAACTACAGAGGAACACGACAATGGAATACGTTTACGCAGCTCTCACCCTGAACGAATCGGGCGCAGAGATCAACGAAGAGAACATCACCGCGGTCCTCGAGGCCGCCGGTGTGGACGTCGAAGAGTCCCGAGTGAAGGCGCTCGTCGCCGCGCTCGAGGACGTCGACATCGACGAGGCCGTCGAGACGGCCGCCGCCGCTCCCGCGCCCGCCGCGGGCGGCGACTCCGGTGCCGTCGAAACGGCCGACGAGGAAGAGGAAGCCGAGGAGGCCGAGGAGGCCGACGAGGCCGAGGAAGCCGACGACGAGGACGAGGACGAAGAGGCCTCCGGCGAGGGTCTCGGCAACCTCTTCGGCTGAGCCCGGACGCTCAGAACGAAGACGCCGACCGTCCCATCCGGACGTCGCGCAGCCCCTTCGATTCGATTTCTTTCGACGCTTCGTGACCAGCGGCGGCGCTGTCGGACGGGTGTGGTCCCACCGCGAACGTTCAAGTACCAGAGCGGGACCACTGCGTCGCGATGGCGTCGCCCTCGATCACACTCGCGTACGCGCTCCTCGGCGTGGCGCTCGGAACGCTCACGGGGCTGATCCCGGGGCTCCACGTCAACAGCGTCGCGTTCGTCCTCGTTGGCGTCGCGCCGAGCGTCGACGGCCCGCCGGTGGCGGTCGGCGCGGCGATCCTCGCGGCCGGCGTGGTGCACACGTTCCTCTCGATCGTGCCCGGACTCGTCCTCGGCGTCCCCGACGCCGCGACCGCGCCGGGAGCCCTCCCGGGTCACCGACTCGTCCTCGCGGGTCGCGGGCGGGAGGCGATCCGGCTCTCGGCGGTGGGAAGCGGCGTCGCGCTCGCGGGGGCGGTCGCGGTCGCGCTCCCGCTGTCGCGCGTCGTCGCCGCCGGCCGTGAGTGGCTCCTCGCCGCGCTGCCGGTCCTGCTGGCGCTCGTGGCCGCGCTGTTGGTCCTCGCGGAACCGACCCGACGAGCGCGCCTCGGCGGTGTCCTCTGTCTCGGCGTCGCGACCGCGCTCGGCTTCCTGACGCTCGATCTGCCCGCGACGGGCGTGCTGACGCCCGAGGGAGCGGCGTCGATGCTGGCCCCGATCTTCGGCGGGCTGTTCGGGGCGCCGATCCTGCTCGACGCGCTCGACGCCCGTGGGGCGATCCCGCCGCAGGATGGGACGACGCTCGGACTGTCGCGAATCGAGGCGGTCCGGGCCGCGCTGGCCGGCGTCGGCGGGGGCGCGCTCGTCGGCTACCTCCCGGGCGTCTCCGCGGGCGTCGCCGCGGTGCTCGCCCTCGGCGGGGCGGGCGGAAGCGGGCCCGCGGGGCGCGGCTCTGACCGCGCCTACGTCGTCGCGACCAGCGGGGCCGACACGGCGACGGCCGTCTTTGCGGTCGCCTCGCTCGCGGTCCTCGGCGCGCCACGCAGTGGGGTGACCGTCGCGCTCTCGTCGCTCGTGGGGCCGGCGGGCGACGGGTCCGCGATCGCACCGATGGGATTGCTCGGAATGCTCCTGGTGATCGTTTTCGCCGCGGGCCTCGGCATCGTGCTCCTGCTCATCGTCGGCGAGCGCTATCTATCGATCGTGCGTCGCCTGCCGCGCCGGCCGCTGCTCGTCGTCGTCCTGGGGCTCCTGCTCGCGCTCGCGGTCGGCTTCGCGGGCCGGATCGGCGGGGCCGTCTTCTGTCTCGCCGCGCTCGTCGGACTGCTGCCGCCCCGAGTCGGCGCGCGACGCGTTCACCTGATGGGGGTGCTCTTCGGGCCGATCGCGCTGGGTTGAGCCGTCGGGACGGGCAACGGGAGGACGCCCCCGCGACCGACGGGTCCACCGGGGAGCCGGGAAAGACAACCGTTAAAAGTCGCCGCCGGGTGCTCTATGGTATGAGCCAGTCCGAACAGCGACACGCCCGACAGTGCGTGTCCTGTGGCATCAACATCTCCGGCATGAGCGCGGCGACGTTCAACTGTCCGGACTGTGGCCACGAGATCTCGCGGTGTGCGAAGTGCCGAAAGCAGAGCAACCTCTATGAGTGCCCCGACTGCGGGTTTATGGGACCCTGAACGATGGGAAAGGTAGCTGCCAAGATCAAGGTCATGCCGAACAGCCCCGATATCGACCTCGACGACCTCCAAGAGCGGCTCGAACAGTCGCTGCCCGAGGGCGCGAAGATCAACGGGTTCGAGCGCGACGACGTCGCGTTCGGGCTGGTCGCGCTGCTGCCGACCGTGATCGTCCCCGACGACGCGGGCGGCACCGAGGCTGTCGAAGAGGCGTTCCACGACGTCGACGGCGTCGAGAGCGTCTCCGTCGAAAACGTCGGCCGCATCTGACGCCGTAGCCGACGGTTCTTCTCGACCGGCCGATCTCGCGGCCGGTGATCGATACAACCCCGATAGCGATCGCCGTGTGCGCCGTCCAGGCGGTTCCTCGTCCGAAGCGCCCGACTGCGTCGCCGGCGACCCTCGCGCGCTCGCTACTCCTCGCGCTGCAGGAACAGCAGACCGACCAGCGGCGAGAGGATGAAGCCGGTCCCGAGCGCGAGCAGGAGCGGCAGCCCGCCGGCGTCGAGGGAGGCCGCGGCCGCGACGCCGACCACCGCACCGAGAAGGATGCTCACCGAGACGCCGAGCCCGAACGTTTCGAGCCGGGAACTGGAATCGTGATCCACCGATCCGCCGCCGTCGGTGGCGCGATCGATCTCGTCGGGGAGCTGGCCGCCGGAAGCGTGTTGCTGTGCCATACCCGGCCGTACAACGCCCGGTGGTTTAGATTTTGTCGAGACGCGGCGGCGGCGCCGGGCGCGGCGGCGACAGAGTACGATCGGAACCGACACGTCGTCCCGGGTCGCCCCCGTCGACTGACGGAACGGGAACGTGCGTTTTATAACCGCGTCGGAAGTACTGCCTCCAACGACTATGCCGAGTTCCAACGGTCCACTTCACGGTACGCGAGGAAAGCTCTCGAACAAGCCGCGCGAGCGCGGGACGTCGCCGCCGCAGCGCGCGATCGCGGAGTACGACGAGGGCCAGAAGGTCCACCTGAAAATCGACCCGAGCGTTCGCAAAGGTCGGTTCCACCCCCGTTTCAACGGCCACACCGGCGAGGTCGTCGGCAAACAGGGCCGCGCGTTCAAGGTCCGGATCGTCGACGGCGGCAAAGAGAAGACGCTCATCGCTCGCCCCGCCCACCTGCGCGCTCAGGAGTAACTCCGACGCCGATGACCATCTTCAAAGAGAAGGTAGACGAGGAGTACTTGACCGTCTCGGAGGTCAAGACCCTCCTGGAGGACGTCGAAGCCGAGCGCGCCGCGGACGAGGATCGAGAGCTGCGCTACGAGCTGGCCCGCGCCATCGAACACGTGAACCGGTTCGCCCACCTCGACCCCGAGGAGTCCCGAGACCTCGTCGAGGAACTCCTCGAACTGGAGAAGGTCGACGCGACGACGGCGATCAAGATCGCGGACCTCCTCCCGCAGAGCCGGGACGAACTCCGTGCGGTGTACGCGCAGGAGCGCTACGCGCTCAGCGGCGACGAACTCGACGACGTGTTGAACGTCGTCGCGAAGTACGTCTAGAACCGAGCGTCCGCCCCGCTCGGTTGCGACTTCTCACGGCCAACTATTTAAATAGACCCTCGCCGTACGTCACGATATGACCACGACCGAGAGCGGAGACGCCGACGGCCCGACCGACTCGGCAGGCGACGACGCCGACCGGACGGGCGAACGCGAATCCGACCCCGAGGACGTGCGCTACGCGGTCGTCCTGGATCACCTGCCTCACGGACGCGCGGACGACGACCGGCCTCGTCACCGGAAATCACCGCTCGCGTACGCGCTCGGCGAGCGCGACTTCCGCCTCTTCGAGGTGACGCTGTCGGACGACGCGGACGTCTCGATCGGTGACCGCGTCGTGATCGGCCCGACGGAGGCGCGCGACGCCGTCTCGGGGTTCAAACAGGTGACCTACGACGACCTCTCGAACACCGCGAACGCCGAGCTCGAGTACGCGATCGAGGAGATCGTCGACGCGAACGAGCGCCGCTTCGTCGACTTCTACAACGACGCGCAGCCGATCACCCTCCGGCTCCACCAGCTGAACCTGCTGCCCGGGATCGGGAAGAAACTCCGGAACAACATCCTAGATCAGCGCAAGCGCGGCCCCTTCGAGAGTTTCGAGGACGTCGAAGATCGCGTCTCGGGCCTCCACCGGCCGAAGGAAGTCCTCGTCGAGCGGATCTTAGAGGAGTTGCGCGACGACGACCTGAAGTACAAGACCTTCGTCGGCCGCGAGTCCTAGCACCCGCCGCTAGTACCGGAAGCGCCGGCGTAAGCGGCCGGAGTCTCGGTGTCCCGATCCTCCGGACCTGGCGCGGCGGTGGAATCGCGACCCGAGACGTTTACACTCTCCCACCCGCAACGGACGGCAATGACTGATACGACGCCCGGCGGGGCCCCGGAACCTCGTGATCCCGACGACCTGCGCCGTCGGGCGGGGGTGCGCGGCGACCCGGATCGGGATCAGCACTTCCTGGTCGACGACCGAGTGCTCGATCGGATTCCCACGTACCTCCCCGAGGACGCCGACACCAGCCACCTCCTCGAAATCGGAGGCGGGACGGGCGCACTCACCGATCGGTTGCTCCGCGTCGGCGACGAGGTGACCGTCGTCGAGCGCGACCCGCCGCTCGCGGCGTTCCTCCGCGAGGAGTTCGCGGAGGCGGTCGACGCCGGGCGGTTGCGGGTGGTCGAGGGCGACGCCCTCGACGTCGACCTCCCCGAGTTTTCCGCCGCCGTCTCGAACCTCCCGTACGGTATCTCCTCGGAGATCACCTTCCGACTGCTCCCCGAGAACCGTCCGCTCGTGTTGATGTTCCAGCGGGAGTTCGGCGAGCGGATGGCGGCCGAACCGGGCACCGACGCGTACGGACGGCTGTCGGTCACGGCGCAACACTACGCCGACGTCGAGGTGGTCGAAATCGTGCCACCGACGGCGTTCGACCCCGCGCCGGCGGTCGAGAGCGCGATCGTCCGGCTCCGGCCGCGGGAGCCGGACTACGTCGTCGACGACGAGTCGTTCTTCTTCGACTTCGTGAAGGCGCTCTTCACCCAGCGTCGCAAGACGATCCGAAACGGGATCCGGAACACGGCGCACATCTCGGGACTGTCGGACCCCGAAGCGGTCGTCGCCGCGGTCGAGGGGGTAAACGAGGACCTGTTACGTGCGCGGGCGGGGTCGCTCGCGCCCGAAGCGTTCGCGGAGCTGACCGCAATCGCGGACGAGCACGGTCGCTGAGTTCCACCAATCTATGTTCGGAACCCTCCAGACGTCGTTCGGCGGTCTCGGCGGAATCGGAAGCGCACTGGTGCGTCTCTCGGAACTGGTCCCGACGTTCACCGGCCGGATCGCCGTCACCTTCGCTATCGGCGTCGCCACGATGGCGCTCCTGGCCCGGACCGACCGACTCCACGAAGCCGCTCCCGAGCGCCTGCCGTCGACGGCGTGGCACCTCTTGATCACGCTGGGGACGATGCTCGCCGCGGCGACGGCCGGGGTGGCGATCGTCGGCGTCTGGGGGCTCTCGGACGAGTTGATCGGCGTCTTCGGCCAGAACTACGGTCCCGAGACGCTCGTCAGGATCGGCATCTCGGCGCTGTTTCTGATCGGCGCGTACACGATGACGGGGCTGGTCCGACAACTCGCCGAGGAACTCGCGGAGACGCGATCGTCGATCGGCGAGCACGAGGGCGAGATCGCCTTTCGGCTCGGGCAGGTCACGCTGTACCTCCTCGCGCTCGCGATCATCCTCTCGCTGTGGAACGTCAACGTCGGCGGGTTCCTCGTCGGCGCGGGGTTCCTCGGGATCGTCGTCGGGATGGCGGCCCGACAGACCCTGGGGGCGCTCCTGGCGGGGTTCGTCCTGATGTTCTCTCGACCCTTCGAGATCGGCGACTGGATTCAAGTGGGCGACTACGAGGGGATCGTGACCGATATCACCATCGTCAACACGCGCATCCAGACGTTCGACGGCGAGTACGTGATGATCCCCAACGACGTCGTCTCTTCGGAGAGCCTGGTCAACCGGAGCCGGAAGGGGCGGCTCCGCATCGAGGTCGAGGTCGGTGTCGACTACGACGCCGATCCCGAGCGGGCCGCGACGATCGCGAATCGGGCCGTCTCGAAGCTCGACGATCCGATGAACGTCCCGACGCCGCAGGTGGTGCTCAAGCGACTCGACGACTCCGCGGTCGTCCTCGGCGTGCGCTACTGGATCGACAACCCGAGCGCCCGGCGGAAGTGGCGCTCGAAGACGGCGGTGATCGGCGCGGTCAAAGCGGCGCTGGAGGAAGAGGACATCAAGATCCCGTTCCCGCAGCGGGAACTGATGGGCCGAACCGAGGACGGCGGGTTCGTCCTCGCCGGCGACGAGCGGCCCGCACAGCGACAGGTGGAACCGACGCCGGACGGCGGCGACGGGGGCGACTCGTGACCGAACGGACCGCACGGGACCTCGCGGCGCGGCGCGGCGTCGAGACGAACGTGTACCAGCCGGCGGAGGACTCCGGGCTCCTCGCCGACGCGATCGAGAAGCGTGGCCGGGGGCGGCTGTTGGAGGTCGGCACCGGCTCGGGCTGGGTCGCCGCACGGGCGGCCCGTGAGGTCCCGGACGTGTCGTCGGTCGTCGCGAGCGACCTGAGTCCGCACGCCTGTCGGGCGGCGCGGCGGCGTGCCGTTGAAGGCGGCCCGGAGGAGGCTGGCGTCAGCGATTCGACGGGCGACCGCACAGAACCCGATGGATCGGGATCGCTCTTCGACGTCGTGCGCGCGAACCTCGTGTCCCCGTTCGCCGACGACGCGTTCGACACGGTCGCGTTCAATCCCCCGTATCTCCCCACGGACCCGGAAAACGAGTGGGACGACTGGATGGAGCGGGCGCTGTCGGGCGGGGAGTCCGGTCAGGAACTGATCGACCCGTTCCTCGAGGCCGTCGGTCGGGTGCTCGCCCCCGGCGGCGTCGGGCTCCTGCTCGTGAGTTCGCTCACGGGGTACGACGCGGTTCTCGACCGA
This portion of the Halobellus litoreus genome encodes:
- a CDS encoding M20/M25/M40 family metallo-hydrolase, producing the protein MDEDRRTFLTDLLTTPSPSGFEAVGQRVWLDYVREFADEVWTDDYGNAVAVHEGRSDASIAFTGHADEIGFIVRDVTEEGFLRIAPIGGADRTVSKGQHVTVHAEAPVAGVVGQTAIHLRDREAESYDDIDEQFVDVGAEDGEEAEDLVEVGDPVTVETRVRPLQGTRLAARGMDNRVGIWSAAEGLRSATEADVDATVYAVSTVQEEVGVQGAKMIGFDLDPDAAVAVDVTHATDNPDIPGKRTGPVELGSGPVVSRGSANHPSLVELARDSAADADVDVQLQATGTRTGTDADAFYTARSGIPALNLGIPNRYMHTPVEVIDTADLDAVAELLGSVAAHAGDAAPFGLDL
- a CDS encoding 50S ribosomal protein L11, translating into MAGTIEVLVPGGEANPGPPLGPELGPTPVNVQDVVQQINDETAAFDGMEVPVTVEYDDDGSFSISVGVPPTAELVKDEAGFETGSGEPQKNFVADLTVEQVKKIAEQKSSDLLSYDSFNAAKEVVGTCTSLGVTIEGNDPREFKRRMEDGEYDDVFAE
- a CDS encoding TOBE domain-containing protein, whose translation is MALSARNRLTGTVTSVEKDDIMAEVVVELGGGQEITSTITRGSADRLDLREGDEVAAVIKASEVMIDSE
- a CDS encoding helix-turn-helix domain-containing protein; amino-acid sequence: MSFIAEFCVEIPPLAHASEAVPEMRFSGEDIVLKGDRPHKFVFTAYGARFDEFEAALDADPTVKEYTVLTKFAETAYYVVTYTEETDTRGTYHVAVEEDIAYLNMELRNGEYHVRARVPHRAALGTLREYCREQGIPFRLERIFHEESSPSGVGLTDAQETALRSAYEGGYFDSPRQTTLAAIGDELGISRQAVADRLRRGHKRLIETTLV
- a CDS encoding HalOD1 output domain-containing protein; protein product: MSVSSGLEAPAEETYHYEREPGEPVSEAVVTAVSEFSDRPVVTPQIGASDEDADVLPPLYDYVDTDALDALVTGRRGADAGFSVTFTYGAYLVTVRKWVVTVTRSD
- a CDS encoding 50S ribosomal protein L1; amino-acid sequence: MADTIVDAVARALDEAPPRNFRETVDLAVNLRDLDLNDPSKRVDESVVLPAGTGQETQIVVFASGETALRAEEVADQVLDGDDLEDLGDDTDAAKDLADETDFFVAEASLMQDIGRFLGTVLGPRGKMPTPLQPDDDVVETVNRMKNTVQLRSRDRRTFHTRVGAQDMDPDQIADNVDVIVRRLEASLEKGPLNIDSMYVKTTMGPSVEVPA
- a CDS encoding 50S ribosomal protein L10 translates to MSESAAARRTETIPEWKREEVAELVDFLEGYDSIGVVDVAGIPSRQLQSMRRELHGSAELRMSRNTLTVRALEEVDDGLEDLTEYVSGQVALVGTNDNPFGLYKQLEASKTPAPISAGEVAPNDIVIPEGDTGVDPGPFVGELQQVGAAARIMDGSIQVTEDSKVLDAGEPVSEELEGVLSELGIEPKEVGLDLRGVFSEGVRFEPDELAIDVDEYRADIQSAAAAARNLSVNASYPTAQTAPTLLAKAAGDAKALGLFAAIEDPDVLPDLVAKADAQVRALAAQIDDEEALPEELRGVEAPAPAADEADDADDEEESADEDDTEDEADADDTDDDDDDGAEGLGAMFG
- the rpl12p gene encoding 50S ribosomal protein P1; translated protein: MEYVYAALTLNESGAEINEENITAVLEAAGVDVEESRVKALVAALEDVDIDEAVETAAAAPAPAAGGDSGAVETADEEEEAEEAEEADEAEEADDEDEDEEASGEGLGNLFG
- a CDS encoding tripartite tricarboxylate transporter permease, which translates into the protein MASPSITLAYALLGVALGTLTGLIPGLHVNSVAFVLVGVAPSVDGPPVAVGAAILAAGVVHTFLSIVPGLVLGVPDAATAPGALPGHRLVLAGRGREAIRLSAVGSGVALAGAVAVALPLSRVVAAGREWLLAALPVLLALVAALLVLAEPTRRARLGGVLCLGVATALGFLTLDLPATGVLTPEGAASMLAPIFGGLFGAPILLDALDARGAIPPQDGTTLGLSRIEAVRAALAGVGGGALVGYLPGVSAGVAAVLALGGAGGSGPAGRGSDRAYVVATSGADTATAVFAVASLAVLGAPRSGVTVALSSLVGPAGDGSAIAPMGLLGMLLVIVFAAGLGIVLLLIVGERYLSIVRRLPRRPLLVVVLGLLLALAVGFAGRIGGAVFCLAALVGLLPPRVGARRVHLMGVLFGPIALG
- a CDS encoding HVO_2753 family zinc finger protein, whose amino-acid sequence is MSQSEQRHARQCVSCGINISGMSAATFNCPDCGHEISRCAKCRKQSNLYECPDCGFMGP
- a CDS encoding elongation factor 1-beta, translated to MGKVAAKIKVMPNSPDIDLDDLQERLEQSLPEGAKINGFERDDVAFGLVALLPTVIVPDDAGGTEAVEEAFHDVDGVESVSVENVGRI
- a CDS encoding 50S ribosomal protein L21e; the protein is MPSSNGPLHGTRGKLSNKPRERGTSPPQRAIAEYDEGQKVHLKIDPSVRKGRFHPRFNGHTGEVVGKQGRAFKVRIVDGGKEKTLIARPAHLRAQE
- a CDS encoding RNA polymerase Rpb4 family protein, yielding MTIFKEKVDEEYLTVSEVKTLLEDVEAERAADEDRELRYELARAIEHVNRFAHLDPEESRDLVEELLELEKVDATTAIKIADLLPQSRDELRAVYAQERYALSGDELDDVLNVVAKYV
- a CDS encoding DUF655 domain-containing protein — translated: MTTTESGDADGPTDSAGDDADRTGERESDPEDVRYAVVLDHLPHGRADDDRPRHRKSPLAYALGERDFRLFEVTLSDDADVSIGDRVVIGPTEARDAVSGFKQVTYDDLSNTANAELEYAIEEIVDANERRFVDFYNDAQPITLRLHQLNLLPGIGKKLRNNILDQRKRGPFESFEDVEDRVSGLHRPKEVLVERILEELRDDDLKYKTFVGRES